The following DNA comes from Methanobacterium sp..
CTAACTGGGGAGTTACCTTGATGGAAACCTGGCGCATAGCTCTTACAAAGCCTGTTATCTCGGCAGCAACCTCTCCTTTAATGGCAAGTGCAGATAGAAACGCGGCCATGTGCACTTCACTGGCCTGGGCACTGACCATTTCCATCATACACTCATAAGCTTCGTCTTCGCTTAGATCTTCCCGGGATACAACTTTTTTTAAACAGTTTTCAATCATCTCTACACACTTACCCTGCTAATCTACAGACATATCCATTCATTTATGGGTTGCTTCCTTAAGTTCTCTGCAGAAGGCCCCTATTTCCTCTTTCATAATCTCTTTGTCCTGGAGATTTTCCTGGATTATATTTAACAGGGCACTGGCTACAATGGCACCATCACCACCTGTTTGAACAACGTTTTGCACGTGTTCTGGTTTGGAAATACCAAAACCCACGCATAGAGGAAGATCGGTATGGTTTTTCACCCGTTCTATTAGTTCCATGGTACTTAGTTCCAGGTCACCCCTGGCACCGGTGACTCCCATAACTGCCACCACATAGAGGAATCCCTGGCATAACTGGGAGATCTTCTGCAGTCTTTCATTGCTGGTGGTCTGGGCTGCCATGAAAATCTGCTGGATTCCATATTCATGGGAAGCAGTCACTGCATCATGGGCTTCTTCAGGGGGCAAATCAGCTGCGAGAACGGCGTTAACTCCATTTTCCCTGGCAGCCTGGTAAAATTCATCTAAACCCATTTGATAGATGAGGTTGTAGTAAACCAGCAGACCAATGGGTATGGAGGTGAATTCTCTGATCCTTTTGATAAATTCAAATCCCCTCTGGGTGGTCATACCTGCTTTGAGTGCTCTTAAATCTGCTTCCTGGACTGTGGGGCCGTCTGCAACCGGGTCACTAAATGCGAACCCTATTTCCAGGGCATCAGCACCATTTTCCACGAAGGTTTTCACAATTTCCAGGGAGGTTTCAAAATCAGGATCTCCTGCAACCACAAATGGGATGAAAGCACCTTCATTTTTAGATTTAACCCTTGAAAACATTTCCTGGTAACTTTCCACTTTTAAATCATGGGTACTCATACTTCCACCCCCATTTCCTTGGCAACCAGAAACATGTCCTTGTCTCCCCGTCCCGAAAGGTTAACCACAATGGTTTTACCCTTATTTTCAGGCATCTTAGCATACTTCTCCATGTAGGCAATAGCATGGGAGCTTTCAAGGGCAGGGATGATGCCCTCATATTTGGAGAGTAGTTCAAAACCATGTAGGGCTTCTGCATCGTTTATGGCTACGTAGTTTGCTCTTCCAGTAGTCTGGAGATAAGCGTGTTCTGGTCCTACTCCTGGATAATCAAGACCCGCAGATACTGAATGGGCTTCATTGATTTGTCCATCATCATTTTGAAGTACAAATGAGAATGATCCGTGTAGTATTCCTTCGGTACCTTTACACAGGGTTGCTCCTGTATTATCAGTTTCGACTCCGTCTCCTCCTCCTTCAACTCCAATAAGTTCCACTTCCTCATCATCCATAAATCCTGAAAATATTCCCATGGAATTACTTCCTCCACCAACACAGGCTATAACTACATCTGGAAGTTGGCCTTCTTTTTGGAGGATTTCTTTCCTGGTTTCTTTACCTATGATGTTCTGGAAGTGTTTCACCATGGTGGGGTATGGATGGGGTCCCATGGTGGAACCGATGAGGTAGTGGGTGTTCTCCACACTGGACACCCAGTCACGGAAGGCATCGTTTATGGCATCTTTAAGGGTGCATGAACCAGTTTCAACTGGCAAAACTCGGGCTCCGGAAAGCTCCATTCTGAATACATTCAGTTTTTGTCTTTCCACATCTTCTGATCCCATGTAAACATCTACAGGCATACCAAAAAGAGATCCAATAACTGCAGTGGCAATACCATGCTGTCCTGCTCCGGTCTCGGCTATTATTCTGGTTTTACCCATGTATTTTGCAAGAAGTCCCTGCCCAAGTGTATTATTTATCTTATGGGCTCCGGTGTGGAGCATATCTTCCCTTTTAAGGTATATTTTGCATCCCAATTTTTCTGAAAGATTTTGGGCATAATACAGGGCAGTGGGTCGTCCTGCGAATTCTTTTAAGTAGTAATCAAGCTCCTGGTTGAATTTTTCATCATCCTTGTATTTCAAGAATGCCTTCTCCAGCTCCTCAAGAGCAGGTATAAGGAGTTCGGGGACGAATATTCCCCCATATTTACCAAATTTTCCATCAGTTATCATTAAATTCACCTTATCATTTGTAATTAGTTCTGTCATATTTTACAGGCACTTATTCTTTGAATATTAATTCGATGCAATGTTT
Coding sequences within:
- the trpB gene encoding tryptophan synthase subunit beta, with product MITDGKFGKYGGIFVPELLIPALEELEKAFLKYKDDEKFNQELDYYLKEFAGRPTALYYAQNLSEKLGCKIYLKREDMLHTGAHKINNTLGQGLLAKYMGKTRIIAETGAGQHGIATAVIGSLFGMPVDVYMGSEDVERQKLNVFRMELSGARVLPVETGSCTLKDAINDAFRDWVSSVENTHYLIGSTMGPHPYPTMVKHFQNIIGKETRKEILQKEGQLPDVVIACVGGGSNSMGIFSGFMDDEEVELIGVEGGGDGVETDNTGATLCKGTEGILHGSFSFVLQNDDGQINEAHSVSAGLDYPGVGPEHAYLQTTGRANYVAINDAEALHGFELLSKYEGIIPALESSHAIAYMEKYAKMPENKGKTIVVNLSGRGDKDMFLVAKEMGVEV
- the trpA gene encoding tryptophan synthase subunit alpha codes for the protein MSTHDLKVESYQEMFSRVKSKNEGAFIPFVVAGDPDFETSLEIVKTFVENGADALEIGFAFSDPVADGPTVQEADLRALKAGMTTQRGFEFIKRIREFTSIPIGLLVYYNLIYQMGLDEFYQAARENGVNAVLAADLPPEEAHDAVTASHEYGIQQIFMAAQTTSNERLQKISQLCQGFLYVVAVMGVTGARGDLELSTMELIERVKNHTDLPLCVGFGISKPEHVQNVVQTGGDGAIVASALLNIIQENLQDKEIMKEEIGAFCRELKEATHK